A stretch of the Uranotaenia lowii strain MFRU-FL chromosome 3, ASM2978415v1, whole genome shotgun sequence genome encodes the following:
- the LOC129756705 gene encoding replication factor C subunit 2, with the protein MPESQVNEGASGSGAAKESAAASKKRSLPWIEKYRPQRFEEIVGNEDTVSRLGVFATQGNAPNIIIAGPPGVGKTTTILCLARILLGENFREAVLELNASNERGIDVVRNKIKMFAQQKVTLPRGRHKIVILDEADSMTEGAQQALRRTMEIYSNTTRFALACNTSEKIIEPIQSRCAMLRFSKLSDAQILAKLIEVCQKEALSYDEDGLEAIVFTAQGDMRQALNNLQSTSNGFGHISGANVFKVCDEPHPMLVQDMLEHCIKGDIHQAYKIMAKLWRLGYAAEDIIGNIFRVCKRMNMNEKLKLCFIREIGETHMKIVDGLNSLLQMSGLLAKLCEVSYDYS; encoded by the exons ATGCCAGAATCTCAGGTAAACGAAGGAGCCTCCGGTTCCGGCGCGGCCAAAGAATCTGCTGCAGCCAGCAAGAAGAGAAGTCTGCCTTG GATCGAAAAGTACCGACCTCAACGCTTCGAAGAAATTGTCGGCAATGAGGACACTGTCAGTCGGCTGGGAGTTTTCGCCACCCAGGGAAATGCTCCCAATATCATCATTGCG GGTCCACCGGGGGTGGGTAAGACCACAACGATCCTTTGCTTGGCTCGCATCTTACTTGGGGAAAATTTCCGGGAAGCCGTTCTGGAGCTGAATGCTTCGAACGAACGAGGTATCGATGTGGTCcggaacaaaattaaaatgttcGCGCAACAGAAGGTTACCCTTCCTCGGGGTCGGCATAAGATTGTCATTCTGGATGAAGCCGATAGTATGACCGAGGGAGCCCAGCAAGCGCTCCGTCGAACGATGGAAATCTACAGTAACACGACACGATTTGCGTTGGCTTGTAATACAAGCGAAAAGATTATCGAACCGATTCAATCCCGTTGTGCTATGTTGCGGTTTTCTAAATTGTCTGACGCACAGATACTGGCTAAATTGATTGAGGTATGTCAGAAAGAAGCTCTTAGCTACGATGAAGATGGTCTAGAGGCGATTGTTTTTACGGCTCAGGGTGACATGAGACAAGCACTGAATAATCTGCAATCGACTTCGAATGGGTTTGGACACATCAGTGGAGCGAATGTTTTCAAAGTTTGCGATGAACCTCATCCGATGCTTGTACAGGACATGCTTGAGCATTGTATTAAAGGGGACATTCACCAGGCCTATAAGATCATGGCCAAGCTGTGGCGATTGGGCTACGCAGCTGAGGATATTATTGGAAATATTTTCCGAGTTTGCAAGCGAATGAACATGAATGAGAAGCTGAAGCTGTGCTTTATCCGGGAAATCGGGGAAACCCACATGAAAATAGTCGATGGACTTAACTCATTGCTTCAGATGTCCGGTTTATTGGCAAAACTTTGCGAAGTGTCGTATGATTATTCTTAA